A single genomic interval of Bacillus smithii harbors:
- the recA gene encoding recombinase RecA has protein sequence MNDRQAALEMALKQIEKQFGKGSIMKLGEQTDRNVSTVPSGSLALDAALGVGGYPRGRIIEIYGPESSGKTTVALHAIAEVQARGGQAAFIDAEHALDPVYAQKLGVDIDELLLSQPDTGEQALEIAEALVRSGAVDIIVIDSVAALVPKAEIEGEMGDSHVGLQARLMSQALRKLSGAINKSKTIAIFINQIREKVGVMFGNPETTPGGRALKFYSSIRLEVRRAETLKQGNEMVGNKTRIKVVKNKVAPPFRTADVDIMYGEGISKEGEIIDLGSELDIIQKSGSWYSYNEERLGQGRENAKQFLKENPEIRDEIMYKIREHYGLDTPPAEPENHEEEQENFSLLDDEA, from the coding sequence GTGAATGATCGTCAAGCGGCGTTAGAAATGGCGTTAAAGCAAATAGAAAAACAATTTGGTAAAGGATCCATTATGAAATTGGGCGAACAAACGGACCGAAACGTATCTACTGTTCCAAGCGGTTCTCTTGCTTTGGATGCGGCGCTGGGGGTAGGTGGATATCCGCGAGGTCGGATCATCGAAATTTATGGTCCTGAAAGTTCAGGGAAAACAACGGTAGCTTTGCATGCAATTGCTGAAGTGCAAGCACGAGGTGGCCAAGCGGCTTTTATCGACGCTGAGCACGCGCTGGATCCCGTTTATGCTCAGAAACTGGGTGTCGATATTGATGAACTTTTGCTTTCACAGCCGGATACCGGTGAACAAGCGTTAGAAATCGCTGAAGCATTGGTTCGTAGTGGAGCCGTTGATATTATCGTGATCGACTCAGTGGCAGCTCTTGTTCCGAAAGCGGAGATTGAAGGAGAAATGGGTGATTCCCACGTCGGTTTGCAAGCGAGATTGATGTCCCAGGCGCTTCGCAAACTGTCCGGAGCCATTAACAAGTCCAAAACGATTGCCATTTTTATCAATCAAATCCGCGAAAAAGTAGGCGTTATGTTTGGAAATCCTGAAACGACGCCAGGCGGACGGGCGCTGAAATTCTATTCATCGATTCGTTTGGAAGTCCGCCGTGCAGAGACGCTGAAACAAGGAAATGAAATGGTCGGCAATAAAACGAGAATTAAAGTAGTGAAGAATAAAGTGGCGCCGCCTTTCCGCACCGCAGATGTGGATATTATGTACGGTGAAGGAATATCGAAAGAAGGGGAAATTATCGACCTCGGCTCCGAGCTCGACATTATCCAAAAAAGCGGTTCGTGGTATTCCTACAATGAAGAAAGACTAGGGCAAGGACGTGAAAATGCCAAACAGTTTTTAAAAGAAAATCCAGAGATCCGCGATGAAATCATGTATAAAATTCGGGAACATTACGGTTTGGACACCCCTCCTGCTGAGCCGGAAAACCACGAGGAGGAACAAGAAAATTTCAGCTTGCTCGATGATGAGGCATAA
- a CDS encoding dipeptidase, which translates to MIFDAHCDVLYQLQNDGTKDFQNGDDLHITYQQLVDTGAKIQCFAIFLSPRVKSHNRFDTALEMVDLFYEKILKPNPHIKLVRSKHDIDNLKENEMGAVLTLEGCESIEENLVKLRALYRLGLRSVGLTWNYANAAADGALEKRGGGLTYFGQSMIKELNKLKIWTDVSHLSEKAFWDTIELAEYPIASHSNCYRICKHPRNLKDDQIKALIQKNGVIGITFVPEFVKENGQTQISDVIRHIDHICSLGGEHHLGFGSDFDGTEKTIPRLSRYKDYEILIESLLKYYSARQVKNFLFDNFVSRFPQ; encoded by the coding sequence ATGATTTTTGATGCTCATTGTGATGTATTGTATCAACTTCAGAATGACGGAACAAAAGATTTTCAAAATGGGGACGATCTGCATATAACCTATCAACAGCTTGTAGATACGGGCGCCAAAATTCAATGTTTTGCGATTTTTTTGTCTCCCAGGGTGAAGTCGCATAATCGTTTTGATACAGCACTCGAAATGGTGGATTTATTTTATGAAAAAATTCTGAAGCCTAATCCTCATATAAAGCTGGTACGGTCTAAACATGATATTGACAATTTGAAAGAAAACGAGATGGGAGCTGTTTTAACGCTGGAAGGATGCGAATCAATTGAAGAAAATTTGGTGAAGTTGCGCGCGCTTTATCGATTAGGATTACGGTCTGTTGGTCTAACATGGAATTATGCGAATGCGGCAGCCGATGGCGCTTTGGAAAAGCGCGGGGGAGGTTTAACATATTTTGGTCAGTCGATGATCAAAGAATTAAATAAACTAAAAATATGGACAGATGTTTCCCATCTTTCTGAAAAAGCATTTTGGGATACGATCGAGTTGGCTGAGTATCCAATCGCGTCCCATTCCAATTGTTACCGAATTTGCAAGCATCCTCGAAATTTAAAAGATGATCAAATCAAAGCTTTAATCCAAAAAAACGGAGTGATTGGCATCACATTTGTCCCGGAATTTGTAAAGGAAAACGGTCAAACTCAAATTTCCGATGTCATTCGCCACATTGATCATATCTGTTCATTAGGTGGGGAACATCATTTAGGGTTTGGCTCGGATTTTGACGGAACAGAAAAAACGATTCCTCGTTTGTCTCGGTACAAAGACTACGAAATTCTTATAGAGTCTCTGTTAAAATACTATTCTGCACGACAAGTGAAAAATTTTTTGTTTGACAATTTTGTCAGCCGTTTTCCCCAGTGA
- a CDS encoding ISLre2 family transposase codes for MQKNNTVYPNLKQIEQLVWRQLQETFSKVMKTLLEDMDKQIAEERNKKRYRLLDKRITTIISLFGEIKVKRNYYRDREKGEYVYLLDRSLEFEGTGSFSPLIEEAALELAITGPSYRKAEHTLETLLGYRVISHEAIRQHLLQIESIPKERQPVNYPVLFVEVDGLYVKRQGKGKRGKEEKIAAVHQGWEINGKRVSLKDKRHFIHRGNQPFWEAFEDFLIENFEYDPTVHKLVINGDGAGWITACRDHFKGRAFFSIDRFHVARDIRSLFRKHPRYRQMQKALASYDSQKLLTELNSAVGTLETEDQEERLDQLIRQLEKYPEALGDYRKWLQEQGIDTKGMRPMGSAEGTMSVFAKRLKNGRSWVEKGVSAMITGLVAFLDNLALKTLFGKVERWTETKEEKNPPKHYVEKVTSTIGEVTRDNLLYLKGKANIPVYKTLKELAGF; via the coding sequence ATGCAAAAGAATAACACAGTATATCCAAATTTAAAACAGATTGAGCAATTAGTTTGGAGGCAATTACAGGAAACCTTCTCAAAGGTCATGAAAACACTATTAGAGGACATGGACAAGCAGATTGCTGAAGAACGAAATAAAAAGCGTTATCGTCTACTCGATAAGCGTATCACCACTATTATCAGTCTTTTTGGAGAAATAAAGGTGAAACGGAACTACTACCGAGACAGGGAGAAAGGTGAATATGTCTATCTGCTTGATCGCTCTTTGGAATTCGAAGGGACCGGCTCCTTTAGTCCGCTGATAGAAGAAGCGGCTCTAGAGCTTGCCATTACAGGGCCATCCTATCGAAAGGCAGAACACACGCTTGAAACACTTTTAGGATACCGAGTGATTAGTCACGAAGCTATACGTCAACACCTGTTACAGATTGAAAGTATCCCAAAAGAGCGACAGCCTGTAAACTATCCTGTCCTATTCGTGGAAGTGGACGGCCTATATGTGAAACGTCAAGGAAAAGGAAAACGGGGCAAGGAAGAAAAAATTGCAGCGGTTCATCAGGGCTGGGAAATCAACGGAAAACGAGTAAGTTTGAAAGACAAACGCCATTTTATTCACCGTGGGAACCAGCCATTTTGGGAGGCGTTTGAGGATTTTCTCATTGAAAACTTCGAGTATGACCCAACTGTCCATAAGCTAGTAATAAACGGGGATGGTGCCGGATGGATTACAGCCTGTCGAGACCATTTTAAAGGCAGGGCATTCTTTTCAATTGACCGTTTCCACGTGGCAAGGGATATTCGCAGCTTATTCCGTAAGCATCCTCGCTATCGCCAAATGCAAAAGGCACTAGCGTCCTATGACAGTCAGAAACTACTTACGGAATTAAACAGTGCTGTTGGAACACTAGAGACAGAGGATCAGGAAGAACGTCTTGACCAATTGATTCGTCAACTAGAAAAATATCCTGAAGCCCTCGGGGATTACCGGAAGTGGCTCCAAGAACAAGGTATTGACACCAAAGGAATGCGTCCAATGGGAAGTGCCGAGGGAACGATGAGTGTCTTCGCAAAAAGGCTCAAAAATGGACGTAGCTGGGTAGAAAAAGGCGTAAGTGCCATGATTACTGGATTGGTGGCTTTCCTAGACAATCTGGCATTGAAAACATTATTTGGGAAAGTCGAAAGATGGACAGAAACCAAGGAGGAAAAGAATCCACCAAAACATTACGTAGAAAAGGTGACAAGTACAATTGGTGAAGTCACAAGAGACAATCTCCTATACCTAAAAGGTAAGGCAAATATTCCAGTGTACAAGACTTTAAAGGAGTTGGCCGGATTTTAA
- the spoVS gene encoding stage V sporulation protein SpoVS — protein sequence MEILKVSAKSNPNSVAGALAGVLRERGAAEIQAIGAGALNQAVKAVAIARGFVAPSGVDLICIPAFTDIQIEGEERTAIKLIVEPR from the coding sequence ATGGAAATATTAAAAGTTTCAGCAAAATCTAATCCGAATTCTGTAGCTGGAGCACTTGCCGGTGTTCTTCGTGAGAGGGGCGCGGCAGAAATACAAGCAATTGGGGCCGGTGCTCTGAATCAAGCGGTGAAAGCGGTTGCCATTGCGCGCGGGTTTGTCGCCCCAAGCGGTGTTGATCTAATTTGCATCCCTGCGTTTACGGATATTCAAATTGAGGGAGAAGAAAGAACGGCGATAAAGTTAATAGTCGAACCACGGTAA
- the rny gene encoding ribonuclease Y translates to MTSIIIISILLGLIVGVVVGYFVRKSIAEHKIAGAKSIADQIIEDAKREAESVKKESLLEAKDEIHKLRTEAEREIRERRNELQKQENRLLQKEENLDRKDELLDNRESMLEKKEDSLAERQQHIEEMESKVDEMVRTQKAELERISGLTREEARSIILERVENELSHETALMIKEHEIRVKEEADKKAKEILSLAIQRCAAEHVAETTVSVVNLPNDEMKGRIIGREGRNIRTLETLTGIDLIIDDTPEAVILSGFDPIRRETARIALEKLVQDGRIHPARIEEMVEKSRREVDEYIREVGEQTTFEVGVHGLHPDLIKILGRLKFRTSYGQNVLNHSKEVAYLAGLLAAELGEDETLARRAGLLHDIGKAVDHEVEGSHVEIGVELATKYKEHPVVINSIASHHGDTEPTSVISVLVAAADALSAARPGARSETLENYIRRLEKLEEISESHEGVEKSYAIQAGREIRIMVKPEQVDDLEAHRLARDIRKQIEEELDYPGHIKITVIRETRAVEYAK, encoded by the coding sequence ATGACATCCATTATAATCATCTCCATTTTGCTTGGCCTAATCGTCGGTGTAGTTGTTGGCTATTTTGTTCGAAAATCCATTGCTGAGCATAAAATCGCAGGGGCAAAGAGTATTGCGGATCAAATCATTGAAGACGCAAAGCGCGAGGCGGAATCGGTGAAAAAAGAATCCCTGCTGGAAGCAAAGGATGAAATTCATAAGCTTCGTACAGAAGCGGAACGAGAAATTCGTGAACGAAGAAACGAATTGCAGAAACAAGAAAATCGTTTATTGCAAAAAGAAGAGAACCTTGACCGCAAAGATGAACTCTTGGATAATCGGGAGTCGATGCTGGAAAAGAAGGAAGATTCTCTAGCTGAAAGACAACAACATATTGAAGAGATGGAAAGCAAAGTGGACGAGATGGTGCGAACGCAGAAAGCCGAACTGGAGCGTATCTCGGGTCTCACTCGCGAAGAAGCCCGTTCCATTATTTTGGAACGCGTTGAAAATGAATTGTCCCACGAGACGGCTCTTATGATAAAAGAGCATGAAATTCGCGTGAAAGAAGAGGCTGACAAAAAGGCGAAAGAAATTCTGTCGCTGGCCATTCAACGGTGTGCCGCTGAGCATGTGGCTGAAACAACCGTTTCTGTTGTCAACCTTCCAAACGATGAAATGAAAGGACGCATTATTGGACGGGAAGGACGTAATATCCGGACACTCGAAACACTAACGGGGATAGACCTCATCATTGATGATACACCGGAAGCGGTAATCTTGTCTGGTTTTGACCCCATTCGCCGTGAAACTGCGCGAATCGCTCTTGAAAAGCTGGTGCAGGATGGAAGAATCCATCCGGCAAGAATCGAAGAGATGGTGGAAAAATCAAGACGAGAAGTGGACGAATATATTCGCGAAGTTGGCGAACAAACGACTTTTGAAGTGGGGGTTCACGGACTTCACCCTGATTTAATTAAAATTTTGGGACGTTTAAAATTCCGGACGAGCTACGGCCAAAACGTTCTGAATCATTCCAAAGAGGTGGCCTATCTTGCCGGCCTGTTGGCAGCGGAATTGGGTGAAGATGAAACTTTAGCCCGCCGTGCAGGACTTCTTCATGATATCGGAAAAGCGGTGGACCATGAGGTAGAAGGAAGCCATGTTGAGATTGGAGTAGAACTTGCAACCAAGTACAAAGAACATCCAGTAGTGATCAACAGCATTGCTTCCCACCACGGAGATACGGAACCAACATCTGTGATTTCCGTATTGGTGGCGGCGGCTGATGCGTTATCCGCGGCCAGACCAGGAGCTCGAAGCGAGACGCTTGAAAACTATATCCGCCGTCTCGAAAAATTAGAAGAGATTTCCGAATCTCACGAAGGCGTGGAAAAATCATACGCCATTCAAGCGGGACGCGAAATACGAATCATGGTGAAACCTGAACAAGTCGATGACTTAGAAGCACATCGGCTGGCAAGAGACATTCGCAAACAGATTGAGGAAGAGTTAGATTATCCTGGTCACATTAAAATCACAGTCATTCGTGAAACAAGGGCTGTAGAATATGCGAAGTAA
- a CDS encoding TIGR00282 family metallophosphoesterase, whose protein sequence is MKLLFIGDVVGSPGRDMVSEYLPKLKDKYRPDVIIINGENAAGGRGITEKIYRGFLNLGAHAITLGNHTWDNKEIFQFIDDAKQLVRPANFPNGTPGKGMIFVKANGFEVAVISLQGRTFMPALDDPFQAANSLIKKARERTPIVFVDFHAEATSEKQAMGWYLDGKVSAVIGTHTHIQTADNRILPNGTAYLTDVGMTGPYDAILGMDRDAVVKKFLTGLPVRFDVPKNGRKLLSACIIDIHDKTGLAKKIDRILVNEDSPFLSE, encoded by the coding sequence ATGAAGCTACTTTTTATCGGCGACGTCGTCGGATCACCAGGAAGAGATATGGTTTCAGAATATCTGCCGAAATTAAAAGATAAATACCGTCCTGATGTCATCATTATCAACGGAGAAAACGCAGCAGGCGGCAGGGGGATTACCGAAAAAATATACAGAGGTTTTTTAAACCTCGGGGCCCATGCGATCACCCTTGGAAACCATACTTGGGATAACAAAGAGATTTTTCAATTTATCGATGATGCTAAACAATTGGTCCGTCCCGCCAACTTTCCGAACGGAACACCAGGAAAAGGAATGATATTTGTAAAAGCCAATGGTTTTGAAGTGGCTGTGATCAGTCTTCAAGGCCGAACGTTTATGCCTGCTTTGGATGACCCGTTTCAGGCAGCGAATTCCCTTATTAAGAAAGCTAGAGAACGGACTCCGATCGTCTTTGTTGATTTTCATGCAGAAGCGACGAGTGAAAAGCAAGCGATGGGCTGGTATCTCGATGGGAAAGTTTCAGCAGTCATTGGGACTCATACTCATATTCAAACAGCAGACAACCGTATTTTGCCAAATGGAACCGCTTATTTAACGGATGTTGGCATGACAGGCCCTTACGATGCGATATTAGGAATGGATCGAGATGCTGTTGTCAAAAAATTTCTCACCGGCCTTCCTGTTCGTTTTGACGTCCCTAAGAACGGCCGCAAACTTTTAAGCGCTTGTATCATTGATATTCATGATAAAACAGGGCTGGCGAAAAAAATTGACCGTATTCTCGTGAATGAGGACTCTCCTTTTTTATCCGAATAA
- a CDS encoding 2-oxoacid:ferredoxin oxidoreductase subunit beta: MATFKDFRNDVKPNWCPGCGDFSVQAAIQRAAANVGLEPDQLAVISGIGCSGRISGYIHSYGLHGTHGRALPIAQGVKMANKDLTVIAAGGDGDGFAIGLAHTIHAIRRNIDITYIVMDNQIYGLTKGQTSPRSSAGFVTKSTPDGSIEPALSPMELALTSGATFVAQGFSSDIKELTALIEAGIKHKGFAFINVFSPCVTYNKINTYDWFKENLFKLSDVENYDPSNRALAMNTLMEHNGLVTGLIYQNTEQPSYQEQIHGYAEQPLIQQDLRLSDELFNELVEEFM; the protein is encoded by the coding sequence ATGGCCACATTTAAAGATTTTCGGAATGATGTGAAACCTAACTGGTGCCCGGGATGCGGAGACTTCTCAGTTCAAGCCGCTATTCAGCGTGCAGCTGCGAATGTTGGATTGGAGCCTGATCAGCTGGCAGTGATTTCAGGTATTGGTTGTTCTGGACGGATATCCGGTTATATTCATTCTTACGGACTACACGGTACTCACGGTAGGGCGTTGCCAATTGCACAAGGCGTGAAAATGGCGAATAAAGACCTAACGGTTATTGCTGCAGGTGGTGACGGCGACGGGTTTGCGATTGGATTGGCTCATACGATCCACGCGATTCGCCGCAACATTGACATTACGTATATCGTGATGGACAACCAAATTTACGGTTTGACGAAAGGACAGACATCTCCGCGTTCATCAGCCGGCTTTGTCACAAAATCAACACCGGATGGATCGATTGAACCAGCTTTATCTCCGATGGAACTCGCGTTAACATCAGGCGCGACATTTGTGGCTCAAGGATTTTCTTCCGATATTAAGGAATTGACTGCTTTAATCGAAGCGGGCATAAAGCATAAAGGTTTCGCCTTTATCAACGTCTTTAGTCCATGCGTGACGTACAATAAAATCAATACGTATGATTGGTTTAAGGAAAATTTATTCAAATTAAGCGATGTGGAAAATTATGATCCATCCAATCGCGCCTTGGCTATGAATACGTTAATGGAGCATAACGGGTTAGTGACGGGATTGATTTATCAAAATACTGAACAGCCTTCTTATCAAGAACAAATTCATGGATACGCAGAACAACCTTTAATTCAACAAGATCTGCGTTTATCAGATGAACTTTTCAATGAGTTGGTAGAAGAATTTATGTAA
- the miaB gene encoding tRNA (N6-isopentenyl adenosine(37)-C2)-methylthiotransferase MiaB: MNEEQRLQSQQVKTVDPSDKKSEKDYSKYFQRVFMPPSMKDAKRRGKEAVKYHEDFSIPEEFLGMGKGRKFYIRTYGCQMNEHDTEVMAGILMQLGYEPTDQPEDANVILLNTCAIRENAENKVFGEIGHLKPLKMEKPDLLLGVCGCMSQEESVVNKLLKQYQYVDMVFGTHNIHRLPHILNEAYMAKEMVVEVWSKEGDVVENLPKVRQGKIKAWVNIMYGCDKFCTYCIVPYTRGKERSRRPEDIIQEVRQLAAQGYKEITLLGQNVNAYGKDFTDMEYGLGDLMDDLRKIDIPRIRFTTSHPRDFDDHLIEVLAKKGNLMEHIHLPVQSGSSEILKIMARKYTREQYLELVRKIKKAIPDVALTTDIIVGFPNETEEQFEETLSLVREVGFESAYTFIYSPREGTPAAKMKDNVPMEVKKERLQRLNELVNELSAKAMKKYEGKIVEVLVEGESKNNPDVLAGYTRRNKLVNFKGPKSAIGQIVKVKITEAKTWTLNGEMVVEREAVEVK; the protein is encoded by the coding sequence ATGAACGAAGAACAACGTTTGCAAAGTCAACAAGTGAAAACGGTTGATCCTTCGGACAAAAAATCCGAAAAGGATTACAGCAAATATTTTCAGCGGGTCTTTATGCCGCCTTCCATGAAAGATGCCAAACGCCGAGGAAAAGAAGCAGTCAAATACCACGAAGATTTCAGCATACCGGAAGAATTTTTAGGAATGGGAAAAGGCCGGAAATTCTATATTCGTACTTACGGCTGCCAAATGAACGAGCATGATACGGAAGTAATGGCAGGTATTTTAATGCAATTGGGCTATGAACCGACAGATCAACCGGAAGATGCCAATGTGATTCTTTTAAATACTTGCGCCATCCGCGAAAATGCGGAAAACAAAGTATTTGGAGAAATTGGCCATTTAAAACCGTTGAAAATGGAAAAGCCTGACCTGCTATTGGGAGTATGCGGTTGCATGTCCCAGGAAGAATCGGTAGTCAATAAATTGCTTAAGCAATACCAGTATGTGGATATGGTATTTGGAACTCATAATATTCACCGTCTCCCTCATATTTTGAATGAAGCCTATATGGCAAAAGAAATGGTTGTCGAAGTGTGGTCGAAAGAAGGAGATGTCGTTGAAAATCTTCCGAAAGTTCGTCAAGGAAAAATTAAAGCATGGGTAAACATTATGTACGGATGCGATAAATTCTGTACTTATTGTATTGTTCCTTATACGCGCGGAAAAGAACGCAGCCGTCGACCGGAAGATATCATTCAAGAAGTACGCCAACTGGCGGCACAAGGATACAAAGAAATCACGTTGCTCGGTCAAAATGTAAATGCCTACGGAAAAGATTTTACCGATATGGAATATGGACTTGGCGATTTAATGGATGATTTGCGCAAAATTGATATTCCACGAATTCGCTTTACCACTAGCCATCCGCGCGACTTTGACGACCATTTAATTGAAGTGCTCGCGAAAAAAGGAAACTTAATGGAACATATCCATTTGCCAGTTCAATCCGGATCCAGCGAAATCTTAAAGATAATGGCTAGAAAATATACCCGTGAACAATATTTGGAACTTGTCCGCAAAATCAAAAAAGCGATCCCGGATGTGGCGTTGACAACAGATATTATTGTCGGTTTTCCGAACGAAACAGAAGAGCAGTTTGAAGAAACGTTGTCCCTTGTCCGAGAAGTAGGATTTGAGTCTGCTTACACTTTTATTTACTCACCTCGGGAAGGAACCCCGGCAGCTAAGATGAAAGACAATGTCCCGATGGAAGTAAAGAAAGAACGCTTGCAGCGATTAAATGAACTTGTGAATGAACTTTCCGCCAAAGCGATGAAAAAATATGAAGGAAAAATTGTAGAAGTGTTGGTGGAAGGGGAAAGCAAAAACAACCCTGACGTTTTGGCCGGTTATACTCGGAGAAATAAATTGGTCAATTTCAAAGGACCAAAATCCGCCATTGGCCAAATTGTCAAAGTAAAAATCACGGAAGCCAAAACATGGACATTAAATGGAGAAATGGTGGTAGAACGAGAAGCTGTCGAGGTGAAATAG
- a CDS encoding 2-oxoacid:acceptor oxidoreductase subunit alpha, with translation MIEQLSWKVGGQQGEGIESTGEIFSIALNRLGYYLYGYRHFSSRIKGGHTNNKIRVSSTKVNSVADDLDILVAFDQETIDVNYKELNDHGVIIADSKFEPKKPEDTKAVLYSVPFTELATNLGTSLMKNMVAVGATCAILNIDVEVFHEVVKEIFGKKGEAVVQKNMEAIRQGYQFMLSETEGQISHLELAPADGKKRMFMIGNDAIALGALAGGARFMAAYPITPASEIMEYLIKKLPLVGGTVIQTEDEIAAATMAIGAGYGGIRALTASAGPGLSLMMESIGLAGMTETPIVIIDTQRGGPSTGLPTKQEQSDLLAMLYGNHGEIPKIVIAPSTVEEAFYDTAEAFNLAEEYQCPVIVLSDLQLSLGKQTVEPLDYSKVEIRRGKLIPLQEELPELPQKGYFKRYEVTEDGISPRVIPGMKNGIHHVTGVEHDETGKPSEKPLNRKQQMDKRMRKIQHVHFNTPVYKNCPHEEADLLLIGFNSTRGAIEEAIGRLEKEGLKVNHAHIRLIHPFPSEELLPLIKSAKKVAVVEHNATGQLAKIIKMNVGYGEKIVNVLKYDGNPFLPSEVYTECKQLFQPQEI, from the coding sequence ATGATAGAGCAGCTTTCATGGAAAGTTGGAGGGCAGCAAGGTGAAGGAATTGAGAGTACTGGAGAAATTTTCTCCATTGCTTTAAATCGGCTAGGTTATTATCTCTATGGATATCGCCACTTTTCTTCACGAATCAAAGGTGGACACACGAATAATAAAATACGGGTTAGTTCGACAAAAGTCAATTCTGTCGCCGATGATTTGGATATTTTAGTGGCTTTTGACCAAGAAACAATCGATGTTAACTATAAAGAACTGAACGATCATGGCGTGATCATCGCCGATTCTAAGTTTGAACCGAAGAAACCGGAAGATACAAAAGCGGTTCTTTATTCTGTTCCGTTTACGGAATTGGCAACAAATCTTGGAACTTCTCTTATGAAAAACATGGTGGCGGTTGGAGCGACTTGCGCTATTTTAAATATTGACGTTGAAGTATTTCACGAAGTAGTGAAAGAAATTTTCGGCAAAAAGGGAGAAGCCGTCGTACAGAAAAACATGGAAGCCATACGGCAAGGGTATCAATTTATGCTGTCTGAGACAGAAGGGCAGATCAGCCATCTTGAACTTGCCCCGGCTGATGGAAAAAAACGGATGTTTATGATTGGAAACGATGCAATTGCGCTCGGAGCGCTTGCGGGGGGAGCACGATTTATGGCGGCTTACCCTATCACTCCTGCATCTGAAATTATGGAGTATTTAATTAAAAAATTGCCGCTTGTTGGTGGAACCGTGATCCAAACGGAGGACGAAATTGCTGCAGCCACAATGGCCATAGGGGCCGGCTACGGCGGAATCCGAGCATTGACTGCTTCGGCGGGGCCCGGTCTTTCATTAATGATGGAATCGATCGGGTTAGCGGGCATGACAGAAACGCCGATCGTGATCATTGATACTCAGCGTGGAGGTCCTTCCACAGGCTTGCCGACGAAACAAGAACAATCGGATCTATTGGCGATGCTGTATGGAAACCACGGTGAAATACCTAAAATCGTCATCGCTCCTAGCACGGTGGAAGAAGCGTTCTATGACACGGCTGAAGCTTTCAACCTTGCGGAAGAATATCAATGTCCTGTTATTGTGCTTTCTGATCTGCAATTGTCGTTAGGAAAACAAACAGTAGAACCGCTCGATTATTCAAAAGTGGAAATTCGCCGCGGAAAATTGATTCCTCTGCAAGAAGAGTTGCCGGAACTTCCTCAAAAAGGGTATTTTAAACGCTATGAAGTAACGGAAGATGGCATTTCACCAAGAGTGATACCAGGAATGAAAAACGGCATCCACCATGTAACGGGAGTGGAACATGACGAAACAGGGAAGCCTTCAGAAAAGCCATTGAATCGTAAACAGCAAATGGATAAACGCATGCGGAAAATCCAGCATGTCCATTTTAATACGCCTGTTTACAAAAATTGCCCTCATGAAGAAGCAGATTTATTGCTAATTGGCTTCAACTCGACACGCGGAGCCATTGAAGAAGCAATAGGACGCTTAGAAAAAGAAGGATTGAAAGTGAATCATGCTCATATAAGACTTATTCATCCGTTCCCAAGCGAAGAACTATTGCCGTTGATCAAGTCAGCGAAAAAAGTAGCGGTCGTAGAGCACAACGCTACAGGCCAGTTGGCAAAAATCATTAAAATGAATGTGGGCTACGGGGAAAAGATTGTCAATGTCTTAAAGTACGATGGAAATCCGTTCTTACCAAGCGAAGTTTATACAGAGTGCAAACAATTATTTCAACCACAGGAAATTTAA